CGACGGAGCCGACCGACCGGGAGCTGATTCTGAAAGCGTATTTCAACCGGAATGTATTTCTACCTTCCAGTGATACTCCGGCGCCTTCGGTCAATCTCATCCAGAATGGCGGATTCGAAACGGATTATAATAAGGACGGGCTTGCCGATTACTGGGCGAAAAGCGATCAGGTGGCAACCTCACAAGTGAAAATCGGCGAGTCCAATGTACAGAAAGTGACGGTACCGCAAAATGGCGGGGGAATTAATCAGGCATGGTTCACTGTATCGGACAAGAACCGTTATCTGTTTCGGGCAAAAATAAGGGTGGATAGCGGAAAAGTCAAGTTCATGAACTTCAACGCTTCGAAGCAGTCCTCCCATTCCGGAACGGGCACCTTGCTCGTAATCCCGAATACCGGCGGCGAATTCGTAACCAATGAACTGGAATTTATTCCATCCGCAGGTGTCACCCGAATCGCCTTATGGCTCTGGTCGGATTATGCAAGCGATTATATGGTCGACGATTTACAGCTGATCGACCTTGGGCCGGTGGTGGCTGATACCCCTCCGGCGACAGTCGTCTCAACCGACGATGCAGAACCTGATCGTCTTGAGTTCCGGGCTTCCGCAGGAAGCGGCCGTTCAATCGTCAGGACGGAGTACCGGATTGTCGATCAGAGCGCGGAATGGAAGGAAGCTCCTGCTGACGGAGTCCACTTCGAGCCTGGCGAATATATTGTCGGTTACCGTTCGATCGACTCGGCCGGCATGACAGAATGGGCCAAATCGGTTATTTTCAAAGCTGCAAATAAGCCGGTACCCCCGAATCAACTTCCGAATGCGACAGATCAGACGGTAACGACAATGGAAAAACAACCGGTGAACGGAACTCTCAAGGCGTCCGATGCGGATAATGACCCTCTTCAGTATAAGCTCGTCGATTCCCCGGGCAAAGGGACCGTGGATATTTCATCCGAAACAGGAGCTTTCACATACGTCCCCCGGGACGGTGAGACCGGAGATGATTCGTTCACATATAAAGTGAACGATGGCAAAGGCGACTCCAATAGTGCGGCGATTTCCATAACCATAACAAAGAAACCGCCGGCAGTTACAGGGTTGACCGTTTGGGGAGCGGACAACTTGATCGTTCAGCCGGGCAAAGCAATAAACATAAATGTCATTGCCGTTTATGATGACGGGCAGAAAAGAGAAATTACGAATAATCTCTCGACTACATATACCAGCAGCAATTCCAGCATTGTGCGAATTACAGGACAGACGATTACTGCCGGCAAAATAGAGGGGAAGGCTGTAGTTACTGTCGGCTATGAGGGAAGGCAGACGCAATTCAACGTAACGGTGGCTAACCGGACCCTTAAATCCATCGAACCTTCCTTCAAAAATGTTACGCTTAGCCCGGGAGGTAACCGGCAAGCAACAGTGACCGCAACCTATTCGGATAACACCACAGAGGACGTGACGAAAGCGGCAGCTTGGTATTCCAGCAACCCGAATGTGGTTTCCGTTTCGAAAGGCAAAATTACGGCCCTCAAAAAAGGAACCTGTGTTGTTATTGCCTCTTATGGTAGAATGATTGGGCAGATTACAGTGGTTGTCCGGTAGCATTGGAATAATAAGGCGCATTTGCACCATACGATAAGTATGGGCGAATGCGTCTTTTATTTTATTACGCCAATACCCGATTTGAGATACTCAAACACTCACAACTATAGAGGAGCGGGAATACAAATATGATAGATAGATTCTTAAGTGATCATTAACTTAAAAGGAGGGATGGGACTATGCTCACCGGAATCAAGTTGAATTCAAGCCATTATTGGTTGGCTGCGGGAGAATCGTTTGCTACCAAAGTGACCGGCACCTACAATGATGGGACTCCGCAGACTGATATTACAGCACAAGCAACTTATTCATCCTCGAATCCAACAGTCGCGTCAGTGGATTCATCAGGTATTGTTCAGGCATTGGCCGAGGGAGAAGCAACAATTAATGTTTCCTCCGGAAATTATCATGCGTCAGCCAAAGTTAACGTAGCGCAGATTACAGGAGAAGAGAATCAGACCGTTGTTTTTCAATCCTTTGAGGAGCTGAACACCAGTAAATGGATACTGCTTTCCCAAGGAGTCGGCAAATCATCATTGTCGATTTCTCCGGAGCAGTCTCACGGCGGCACGAAGTCCTTGAAACTGGATTATAATTTCAGCCAATCAGGCAGCGCTGAACTGGCCGGATTTACTGCAGCCAACTGGAGTACAGGCATACGTTTTCCCGGAAATCCCGATACGATCGGTATTTGGGTGTATGGCGACAACAGCGGCTATTCTTTGGAGCTCGATTTGAAAGATGCAAGCAATGAAGTATACCAATATGGTAGAAACGCGGTAACTATCAACTGGACAGGATGGAAATTTGTGCGGTTTGTCATTGCAAGTCCTTCCGGTAAATATGGCGGAGACGGCGTGCAGGATAAGCCGATGAATTTTTTTCAAATATTTGTAACCAAGGCCTCCACGATGGAGAATAAGCAAAGCGCGATCTATTTTGACGATATTGAATTGATATATAACGATGTTACAGCAGGTATGTCCGGCATCAAATTAAACGCTAACCGGTACTGGCTGGCTGCAGGGGAAACGTTCGATACTCAAGTGACGGTCCAATATACGGACGGGTCGCCGCCACTCGACATTACCGCGCAAGCATCTTATTCATCCTCGGATCCAGCGGTTGCGACAGTGGATGCTTCCGGAAAGGTGACGGCGGTTGGGGATGGAGCGGCGATAATTAATGTATCTTTCGAGCACTTTGAAGCCTCTGCGAAGGTAAATGCCGTTCAGGTTACCGGCGCAAACGATCAGAAGGTGATATACCAGTCTTTCGAGGATCCGGATGAATTGACTAAGTGGATTTTGCTTCCGCAAGGGGCCGGTAAATCGTCTTTAACGATCACATCCGAACAAGCCAACACAGGTACGAGGTCTTTGAAGATCAGTTATGATTTCAATCAACCTGCGCAAGAGCTTACCGGATTCATAGCTGCGAATTGGAATACCGGATTACGCCTTCCGGGAGATCCGGACAAGATCGGAGTATGGGTATATGGAGATGCCAGCGGTTATTCGCTGGAACTGAATCTGAAGGATTCCGGCAAGGAAGTATATTCGTATGGGAAAAATGTTGTGAAAATCGATTGGAGCGGATGGAAATACTTGCAATTTGCCATCGATAAGCCAACGGGTCATTATGGCGGCGATGGAAATCATGTGCAAGAACGCCCGATTTACTTCTTCCAGATCCTTTTCGCCAAAAATGCTGCCGCAAACAAGCAGGGCGCGATCTATTTTGACGACATACAGCTTATTTTCAACGCCAGCAGCAATGACGACGACATTGCAGGAGGTATTGGAAACGGCGGGGATTACTCACCGCCGGCGGTCCCGGTATTGACAACGGTATCTTTGCCGGCTCCCCGAATGGATGCGCCCCAGCCCAGTCAGCTAAATAATGAAAATGAGTTAACTCCGATCGCCGTCCGCAGATCTGCCGACATTACGGACAGCTTAAACGGACTGGCATTAACCAAGAGTAACAATTTCTTCTTCAACACTCCGGACGTCAAGAGCCCCGAGTGGGGGAGCTTCTGGCTGATCGACGGTGATTTTAATAATGAACTGATGAATACAGCCTTCTCATCAATGCTGCATACTACAGCGGATGCCAATGAATGGGTTCAGGTTGAAATGAATGCGGTTCGCCCGGTCAACAAAGTCGTGCTTAAACCGAGAATAAGGCTGGGCCTGGGGTTTCCGATCGATTTTCAAATTCAAACAAGTTTGGATGGCGAGGTCTGGTCGACTGTCGTCAGCGAATCAGGCTATGGGCCTGTTGATGACGGCACTCCTCAGATCTTCCAGTTTCCTGTAACCGAGGCTCTGTATGTTCGGGTGAATGCAACAAAACTGAAAAGCGAGGGCGGCGCCTACTATTTTCAGCTGCAGGAAATGGAAATCTACCTGGATAACAGCATCAACTATGCTTATTACGGTAATGGCGGAGAAGCGAAAGCCGCGAATCCTCTGGGCGGCGATGTCTTTGACTATACTACCTTCTATGACAATATGTTCGGTGCCGGGGCGAAATGGCTTCTGGTAGCAGACGGTATATTCTATGGCAAGTATAGAGAAGGGAAATTAACAGAGCTGCCGGAGTCCCTTCTAGATAATGTGCAATATATCCGCGACAACGGCATCCAGCTTATTTTCCGCTTTCAGCAGATGCCTTCCATTGACGAACTGAAGGAAGACGAGACGTATTATATTACGCAGTATGCGGAATTCTGCGGCTGGACCGCGGCACGGCTTAAAGGAAAAGTGAATGTGTGGGCGATTGCGAACGAGCAGAATTTTGGAGACCGGAGAAGGTATGGAATCGAGACGTTCCCTGCAGTATATTCTCGCCTGGTTAAAGCGGCAGCTGCGCAAATCAAATCGGCGGATCCCGGAACGCCCATTGAAATCGAAACCGCATTATTCGATTTCGGGTGGACAGAGGATATTTTTGCCGAAGGCTTGGCGGATGTCGTGGATATTATGGCAGTGCACGTTTATAAGGAGCGGGTCAGGGCCGAGGTGACTCCCGAGGCAGTAGGAACTTTCATACAGGAGGGAGTGCGCCATTTTCCGAATGAACAGCCGTATGCCGATTATGCGGGCGAAGTCGAGGCTTATAAACAGCTGCTGAACAGCCATAATCCTGATTTGAAGCTGTGGATAACGGAAACCTCGGTCAATACCGGGGATGGGGCGTATGATGTCACTTTGCTGTCGCAAGCCAAATTTCTTGCGAGGCTCTACTTGTACCATTATATGATCGGAGTCGGCACAACCAATTGGTGGTCGCTCGATGCGGTTAAAACCGGAATAACCGAATGGGGACTTATCGACTTGAACGGACAACGCAAGCCTGCGTGGTTTGCCCTTAGAAATATATCCGGTTACTTCGATTACTCTCTGACAAGGTTAGATCCGGGAAATAACCTCGTAATAAGCGGGGACGTCCCCAAATTAACTTACGGCGCTTTCGAAAATTCCGCAGGGGATCTATACATTCCTTATTGGTGTGCGGTGCCGATGAGCGATGCCAATACGGGGAAAACGGTTGAGATCCGGTTAAACAACACTTACGCGGTGCAAATAGAAGCGGTCGATATGCTCACCGGAACGAAGCAGACTGTACATTATACGGAGGAAGCAGGGACCATTGTGCTTCCCGAGATGATCATAAGGGACTATCCGATCGTTGTATTGGTTGGAACCGACAAGGAGCCGCCGGTCACGAGCCTCCTGCTGATTCCCGATCCGCCGGACGGTAACAACGGCTGGTACATTTCGGCGCCGACGATCGCTTTTGATGCGTCAGACAGCCAGAGCGGCCCGGCATCGACAGTTTATAGTCTGGACAATGGCGCCAGCTGGCTGAACTATACCACTCCATTCAGCATCGGTACTGACGGAGAGCACGTCTTGACCTACCGGTCAACCGATAACGCAGGGAATGTGGAGCTGCAGAAGACCGCGGTCATCCGCATTGATATGACCCCGCCAACCGCTACTGTCGCATACAGCCGTACAAAACCGACCGGTAGGAGTGTCGTTGCCACCATAACGCCAAGTGAGAACGTGACGGTTACTAATAATGGAGGATCGCTAAGCTACACGTTCTACTCCAACGGCAGCTTTACATTCGAGTTTACGGATGATGCCGGGAATTCCGGTACTGCCACCGCTAAGGTAAACAACATTAGACCGAAAGACAACTGCATCAAGTCCAGGCTGAACAATTGGTTGGCCAAATGGCGCGGCACTAAATAAGCCAACCATGAAGACCAGCCAATGAACCAGCAGATAGACCTTTACGGTAGAATGACCCGGCCGCCGTAAACAAGCGCATAATCATTTTGGAGTTTGCCCTTTGTGCCAGGGCGAAGATTCGGCGCGAGTAAGCCTGTTTATATTCTGACCAGTCGAATAACGGGGTCCGGCGCTGAACAATTCGCCTACATCTTACAAGCCATCAAAAGAGTTAAGATTGTTGGCGAAAAGACGGGCGGAAAAGCAAATGGAGGCAGCGTCCATCGCATAAATGACCATTTTCAGGCCTTTATCCCCAATGGATGTCCGAAAAACCCGATAACCAAAGCTAGCTGGGATGGCATAGGAGTTTTACCGGATATCGAGAGTAGCAGTGACGAAGCTTATGAGAAGGCCTATCATATGATCCTCCAACAGCTTTTGCAGCACTTTAACGAGAATCCGGAACCAGGGCGAGAGAGGTTAATGGCCGATATCAAAAAAATATTGAATTGATGAAGCAGCGGCGGCGATGCTTCGCTAGCTATTACGATAACCGGATTCCCTTGTTGAGTAAAGGAGTCCGGTTTTTTTCATGCAACGCGTTGCTCAGCACGTACGGTTTTTTTCGTTTCGTGAGGTGGCCTCTCAAAGGATGGAGTGTCATAAAGCATACCTTTAGGCATAATCAAATCTATCTTGTTTTTCTGTGTCAAAATGCACAAAAATTATTTTAGACATATGCCATGTTTTTTGGTGGTATTTTGGCACGGCAGGGGAGAGTGAGTGAGGTGGAAATGGGTTACGCCCGGGTATCAGCCAAAGATCAAAATCCGGAACGGCAGCTCGTTAAGTTTCGGGAGTTAGGCATTGATGAACGTTACATCTTTGTTGATAAACAGAGCGGTAGGAATTTTCAGCGGCCGCGCTATCAAGCTATGCGGATGATGATCCGGCAGGGGGACCTTATTTATATCGATGCGCTGGATCGGTTAGGACGAGACTATGACGGGATTATAGCGGAGTGGAAGTACATCACTCGACATTGACTTTATGCAGTTGAATAAACAGCAGAAAGATCCGCGGTGGCGGATCTTTCACACTTCTGCACAAAATAAGGACTTAGATACATATGTACGCCACGTTCCCTTTTTCCTTTTGCATAAGTAACGGGCTGTTACGGCAAAAAATCTCATTGCAGTCACGTCTGTAGGGGTGAAAGGGGGGCATCAAAAAACGGAAAAAATCTTACGCTAAGAAATTCATTACAGGGGGTCCCGCCAACAAAACGAAAACGTACGTTAAAAGAGGAAAATAGCCGGAATTTCCGTACGCTAAGGAGTTCCGGCTTCTGTATTTTGGATGCGAAATGGCCGTGCTCGTTCTCGCAATCTCCTGTATTTTCACTCATTGTTGTAGCGCACCCAAAATCAAAGAGTTTTAAAAACGGCCCAAAAACAGATACCAGACGACCGGAAACAGGGCAATACCCAATGCTCCTAGCGTCACAACAGTCGCTAGCAGCGTGATCGCACGCACCCGGCGTTCGTTTATTGCCATATGAATCAACATTGCGGCAAATAAAGCTACAGGGGTTATAACAGCGGTACCAACCAACCATCCTTCTGTCAGACTCTTGAGGGATTCCGGTAGTGACCAAGCGATCGGTACGGCGAGGCACACGTCCCCGAGGATCCCGCGTTTGTGCGACAGAGCAGCTATTGTACCAAGGATCGGGCTCGCGGGTACAGCGGCAACGATCCAAGGTGCGGCTTGGCGCCATCCAGCAGCCAGGCTCACGGACTCGCGTAGCACGAACAGAAGGTGGTACGACACGAGCCACGCAAGGAGGTAGGCGGCTATGGTCCCGGTCGCGACGAGAATTGCCTTGCGTGGTGTAGGGACTCCGCGCGACGCAGAGACGGCAAATAAGAAGCCGACCATGACCCACGGAGCGGTTGAAGCCCCTAGATACATGAGAGCTCCTGGAACTTGTCTGAGGAACTGTGCCAAGATGCCCAAGATCGCCCCGGTGAGGGAGACATAGACCCACCGGTGAGCGCTTGAATGAAGTATGGCGGTCATCTCAGGAACCTGCTTTCGGAAAGTTGGATTCATAGTACCCCCTCAGATCGTCCATCTTGCCATCTGCAGCATTTCGGAGCATTTGATCGAAGCCCGGTTTCGAATCGGCGGCGAGCGCAGTCGTGTAGAAGTACTTGGTTCGAATCGAGAGCACGTGTTCGAGCGCCTGTTGTCGCCCGGCTTCTGGCAGCTGTGGATTAACGGCCCGGCTTGCCCACGAGCAGAACCAGTATAAATCCGCCGCCTGCTTTCCCCAACCCTTTTGATACATGAAATCGCGTCCGTCCGGAGCATGCGATGAGACGGGAGAGTCCGGCCACTTCCATCCCGGAGCAAGCGTCAGCGACGCCGCCTCCGTCCGATACTCAACCATGATCTGCTTTGGTGTCAAAAAATTGGCGGGCCTATCGTTGGTCTGCTTTGGTGTCAAAAAATTGGTGAGACTACCGTCGTACTTCATCGCGAAGTACGCGATCGGGATCGCGACGATCAGGACACATGACCAAACTAGGAAAAGACGTGAACTCTTTAAAATGTTTGCATCCCCCTTTCACGGATCCAATACTACGAGATCAGCCGGGCGTCGGCGACGCCCGGCTGATCTCTCGATTTACCTAACGGCTTAGTAGTACTCAGTGCCTGTGAAGTTGTAGTTCGTCTGGTTGTCTGGGCACGCGTAGGTCGTGTCCCGGAACGCGTTGTAGAAGACCTTGCCGCTCGAAACCGAGCTCGAGAAGACGCGCCAGATACCTGTTTCATTCTTACCCCAACTCTGAACGTTTCCGATCTGAACGTTGGACGCATCTTGTAGCTTGAACGTCAGTCCTCCGTCGTTGATCGCGGAGAACTGTGCCTTGATCTCGCCGGTTCCAGCCTTCGTCCGTGCAATCGAAGACACGTACCAAGGCCCATTGCCCGAGCAGCCTGCGTAGACGGTGCCGCTAATGGCATTGTTTGACGCAGCGTAGGCCAGCCCAACTGTCATGAGGGAAATACTGACCGCCAGCGCGATCGCTGCAGCGGGTTTGAATCTGAATCTTATCACGTTAAAGTCCTCCTCTTCGCTTTTTAATAGTATATATTGAATGCTGGCCAGCAGTTCAACCATTGGTATTTAGACTCTACTACTTGGACGCTAGATTTGAAAAAATCGTTCCAACATTTTAAAAATAAAATTGGCTTTTTTCATCACTGTCGATGTGGTACCGATTGTAAGTTCAAATTTATATAGATATCTCGGGAACGTTTTTGATTACCCGTACGTCTTTCTTCATGGAAAATCATTTGAGAAGGGTTGGGTTTGATCATTATGCAACTAATCAAAAAAGTAGGGCACTTATTTCTCGTCATCTCCTTAATGGGAACAGTTTTATTTTCAGGAGTAAGTTTGGCTGCCTCAGAGAATCAACTTCCTCCTGCACCAACAGAAGGAACATCAGCTAATAATCCAACATATGGTACAAGTTCACCGATGGATGCTAGTAGTATTGAATCAACTCAATATTTGATGAGTGGAGAAAGTTTTATTAGCTTTGTTTCAGGAACTAGAGTAACGGTTAGTGGCAACACAAAAGCTTATTTTCCCGTCGATAGCATTGCAGTTGACCTCTATCTTCAAAGGTGGGACGCTTCCAAAGGCCAGTGGGTGGACGTACTCTATGTTGGGGAATTTAAAAACAACAATTCATCAGTTGTCTCTGGGTCCATGGATGTAAATGTCGTAAGCGGTTATTATTATCGAACTCACTCGTATCACTGGGTAAGTGAAGGGGGAACGGTTGAACAAAATCATAGTTACTCGTCTTACATTTACGTTAATTAAAGTTAAAACTAATGTTAAAGGGGTGCTTTTTAAGCACCCCTTTAACATTTACATGGATTTAGCAATTTGGATAATCTCTTCTTTTGTAATTTGTCCTTCGATTGAGAAATAATGACTCGGTATCGTCCAAATTAAACGTGTTTTTCCGTCCTTGAACAAGAATAAGGTTGCTGTTTGGCCATTTAAATTTATTTCTTCTATTTTTGTATCATCTTGATCAGCTATTTCCCCTGAACCAAATTGATTATCTATCTCCTTTTCCGTAACAGTAAATACTCTCTGATCCTGCCCTTCATAATTCAAGTAAATTTCTTTACTCTTTTTTTCATTTTGTTTTTTCACTACGGTAACGTGTTTTAAAACAAATTCGGAAGAAATGCCTTCTGGAACAATGATCGAAAAAGCAGTATCTTTTTGTGCTTCTTCTAAACTCATCTGTTCAGATGTAACCTCCGATCCTTGAACAATCGAAAAATCATTTGAAGGTGCATCTTTGTCTTTTATCTCTGGATTTCCTACTTTAATAAACAATTGCACTGTTGATCCTTTTATTTTGTGAAAAATCTCTGTTATTTTACCAAAGGCATATCCGTTTTGTGGAATCTCTGTTACCAGAGCTACAAACAAAAAGAGTAAACAAGCTGCATACATAATTTTTTTTGGGAAATCAGTTTTATTTCCCAACTTTTTACTTCTATATAAACTTTGATTTAATTGTTGCCATGCATCTGACGTAGATAGATCGGGTAGAGGACTATCTTTTATTTCATCATGAATCGCATTACGTATTAAATGATCAAAATCGTACTTTTCTCCTCTCATTAGGCACCACCTTCCCAAATGTCAGGTTGTTTTTCTAATGAATCCTTCAATTTTTGTTTTGCACGATGAAGACGAGATTTAACAGTACCAACACTTATCTCTAAAGCTTTTGCAATTTCCTCATCCTTCATATCATATTCATACTTTAAAATGATAACCTGTCTGTAGTCAGGTCCCAACGCATTGATTTCCTGTCGTAATACGGTCTTTAAAAATCTTTCTTCCATGATGGTTTCTATAGAAGAGGTTTGATTTTGTTTCTTATTTATCTCCTCATCTATAATGAGATCTTCGGTAGCTACGTCATTCCATCTTTTTATTTTTCTAAGATAATCTAGGGCTAGTCTTGATGCAATGGAACTCAACCAGGCCCCTATTTTCTTTCCATCTTCAAGGGTGTGCATGTGCTTAAATGCTTTTATAAACGTTTCTTGAACAATATCTTGAGCTAAATCTCGATCCTGCGTGATAAAATAGGCTGTACTATATATCCGATGATAAAACATTTCGAATAAAATACGCTCAGATTGTTCATCTTGTTGTTCTTGTTCATTTTTTTTTCTTAATCTATTAAAGAAAAAGAATCCCTTGGCCAAAAACTAACACCTCTCTAAAAGCTATTTTCTACTGTGACGGTGACCTAATAGAGTAAAAATAACAATTTTGGATAGAGTTCGACAAGCGGTATGCAACTACTCCTTCACGAGTAATAAAAAGATCCGGATTGGGCGACTATCGGTCGCCCGACCTGTGAGTTCTGCCCATAACTTCTCGAATCATTCGGTTCCGCTCGCGTCGCGGATTGTATTAAGTTACAAGCCATTTTCATTTAGAAAGCTCTCCAACAATTCATTCATGACTTCCGTTTTGAAACCTTTTCGACGAGTATTTGCAGCTTTGTCGAATCTCTCGATCAAGTCATTTCGGATGAGATACGTCTCCGCGTGAACAACTCTTCTTTGGTTTTCTTAACCGAATACTTTTCAAGAATATTTTTATATTCAACAACATTTTCAGCACTATGTTCATGAGATTGCTCAGAAAACTGTTCATTTATTTGTTCATGAATAGATTCAGATTCAGGTTCAGAATTATGTTCAACCTCATGAACAGTTTTATTTTCCGTAATCGGTTCATGTTCTTG
This is a stretch of genomic DNA from Paenibacillus sp. sptzw28. It encodes these proteins:
- a CDS encoding S41 family peptidase, translated to MPGRRFGASKPVYILTSRITGSGAEQFAYILQAIKRVKIVGEKTGGKANGGSVHRINDHFQAFIPNGCPKNPITKASWDGIGVLPDIESSSDEAYEKAYHMILQQLLQHFNENPEPGRERLMADIKKILN
- a CDS encoding cellulase family glycosylhydrolase; its protein translation is MISRKKKLSSWFAVPLIVSFILSTLSLPIGSRIEANAEFNPPVVRGFNTSAYSDLKRAKDVFGANVFRLQLTPVTEAARGGVSISVGWQRQLGKMEAALQEAVRQGMYVVIDLHEPPLPDPGLKTNSEAFWNNEANLQVLIDSWKEIAQRFEPYRDNIWGYDLLNEPYNPQELPEGAVKWPVWAQKIVDAIRVYDTQTSIIYEASPGALPKGFLENQKWQKQPTFTLIKDPKVIYSFHMYGPHNYTHQGLSTFNKAPVTTDWPDKTVYSGSAENKNWLIKELQPVIDFQNKYHVPIYVGEFSTIRWAPGAAEYIRDLVEIFEQHGWSWSYHAYKEWHGWDVEYNDVMTSDANRESAKATEPTDRELILKAYFNRNVFLPSSDTPAPSVNLIQNGGFETDYNKDGLADYWAKSDQVATSQVKIGESNVQKVTVPQNGGGINQAWFTVSDKNRYLFRAKIRVDSGKVKFMNFNASKQSSHSGTGTLLVIPNTGGEFVTNELEFIPSAGVTRIALWLWSDYASDYMVDDLQLIDLGPVVADTPPATVVSTDDAEPDRLEFRASAGSGRSIVRTEYRIVDQSAEWKEAPADGVHFEPGEYIVGYRSIDSAGMTEWAKSVIFKAANKPVPPNQLPNATDQTVTTMEKQPVNGTLKASDADNDPLQYKLVDSPGKGTVDISSETGAFTYVPRDGETGDDSFTYKVNDGKGDSNSAAISITITKKPPAVTGLTVWGADNLIVQPGKAININVIAVYDDGQKREITNNLSTTYTSSNSSIVRITGQTITAGKIEGKAVVTVGYEGRQTQFNVTVANRTLKSIEPSFKNVTLSPGGNRQATVTATYSDNTTEDVTKAAAWYSSNPNVVSVSKGKITALKKGTCVVIASYGRMIGQITVVVR
- a CDS encoding DUF6147 family protein — protein: MQLIKKVGHLFLVISLMGTVLFSGVSLAASENQLPPAPTEGTSANNPTYGTSSPMDASSIESTQYLMSGESFISFVSGTRVTVSGNTKAYFPVDSIAVDLYLQRWDASKGQWVDVLYVGEFKNNNSSVVSGSMDVNVVSGYYYRTHSYHWVSEGGTVEQNHSYSSYIYVN
- a CDS encoding RNA polymerase sigma factor, with the translated sequence MAKGFFFFNRLRKKNEQEQQDEQSERILFEMFYHRIYSTAYFITQDRDLAQDIVQETFIKAFKHMHTLEDGKKIGAWLSSIASRLALDYLRKIKRWNDVATEDLIIDEEINKKQNQTSSIETIMEERFLKTVLRQEINALGPDYRQVIILKYEYDMKDEEIAKALEISVGTVKSRLHRAKQKLKDSLEKQPDIWEGGA
- a CDS encoding OmpL47-type beta-barrel domain-containing protein, producing MLTGIKLNSSHYWLAAGESFATKVTGTYNDGTPQTDITAQATYSSSNPTVASVDSSGIVQALAEGEATINVSSGNYHASAKVNVAQITGEENQTVVFQSFEELNTSKWILLSQGVGKSSLSISPEQSHGGTKSLKLDYNFSQSGSAELAGFTAANWSTGIRFPGNPDTIGIWVYGDNSGYSLELDLKDASNEVYQYGRNAVTINWTGWKFVRFVIASPSGKYGGDGVQDKPMNFFQIFVTKASTMENKQSAIYFDDIELIYNDVTAGMSGIKLNANRYWLAAGETFDTQVTVQYTDGSPPLDITAQASYSSSDPAVATVDASGKVTAVGDGAAIINVSFEHFEASAKVNAVQVTGANDQKVIYQSFEDPDELTKWILLPQGAGKSSLTITSEQANTGTRSLKISYDFNQPAQELTGFIAANWNTGLRLPGDPDKIGVWVYGDASGYSLELNLKDSGKEVYSYGKNVVKIDWSGWKYLQFAIDKPTGHYGGDGNHVQERPIYFFQILFAKNAAANKQGAIYFDDIQLIFNASSNDDDIAGGIGNGGDYSPPAVPVLTTVSLPAPRMDAPQPSQLNNENELTPIAVRRSADITDSLNGLALTKSNNFFFNTPDVKSPEWGSFWLIDGDFNNELMNTAFSSMLHTTADANEWVQVEMNAVRPVNKVVLKPRIRLGLGFPIDFQIQTSLDGEVWSTVVSESGYGPVDDGTPQIFQFPVTEALYVRVNATKLKSEGGAYYFQLQEMEIYLDNSINYAYYGNGGEAKAANPLGGDVFDYTTFYDNMFGAGAKWLLVADGIFYGKYREGKLTELPESLLDNVQYIRDNGIQLIFRFQQMPSIDELKEDETYYITQYAEFCGWTAARLKGKVNVWAIANEQNFGDRRRYGIETFPAVYSRLVKAAAAQIKSADPGTPIEIETALFDFGWTEDIFAEGLADVVDIMAVHVYKERVRAEVTPEAVGTFIQEGVRHFPNEQPYADYAGEVEAYKQLLNSHNPDLKLWITETSVNTGDGAYDVTLLSQAKFLARLYLYHYMIGVGTTNWWSLDAVKTGITEWGLIDLNGQRKPAWFALRNISGYFDYSLTRLDPGNNLVISGDVPKLTYGAFENSAGDLYIPYWCAVPMSDANTGKTVEIRLNNTYAVQIEAVDMLTGTKQTVHYTEEAGTIVLPEMIIRDYPIVVLVGTDKEPPVTSLLLIPDPPDGNNGWYISAPTIAFDASDSQSGPASTVYSLDNGASWLNYTTPFSIGTDGEHVLTYRSTDNAGNVELQKTAVIRIDMTPPTATVAYSRTKPTGRSVVATITPSENVTVTNNGGSLSYTFYSNGSFTFEFTDDAGNSGTATAKVNNIRPKDNCIKSRLNNWLAKWRGTK
- a CDS encoding DUF6518 family protein: MNPTFRKQVPEMTAILHSSAHRWVYVSLTGAILGILAQFLRQVPGALMYLGASTAPWVMVGFLFAVSASRGVPTPRKAILVATGTIAAYLLAWLVSYHLLFVLRESVSLAAGWRQAAPWIVAAVPASPILGTIAALSHKRGILGDVCLAVPIAWSLPESLKSLTEGWLVGTAVITPVALFAAMLIHMAINERRVRAITLLATVVTLGALGIALFPVVWYLFLGRF
- a CDS encoding DUF4367 domain-containing protein gives rise to the protein MRGEKYDFDHLIRNAIHDEIKDSPLPDLSTSDAWQQLNQSLYRSKKLGNKTDFPKKIMYAACLLFLFVALVTEIPQNGYAFGKITEIFHKIKGSTVQLFIKVGNPEIKDKDAPSNDFSIVQGSEVTSEQMSLEEAQKDTAFSIIVPEGISSEFVLKHVTVVKKQNEKKSKEIYLNYEGQDQRVFTVTEKEIDNQFGSGEIADQDDTKIEEINLNGQTATLFLFKDGKTRLIWTIPSHYFSIEGQITKEEIIQIAKSM